The Arachis ipaensis cultivar K30076 chromosome B07, Araip1.1, whole genome shotgun sequence genome includes a window with the following:
- the LOC107609068 gene encoding LOW QUALITY PROTEIN: pentatricopeptide repeat-containing protein At3g02330-like (The sequence of the model RefSeq protein was modified relative to this genomic sequence to represent the inferred CDS: deleted 2 bases in 1 codon): MNPIKKLTFSHIFQRCSSLRALNPGKQAHAQMIVTAFVPSIYVTNYLLQFYCKCSNMTYAFKVFDRIPKRDIISWNTIFFGYAGIGNIRFAQYYFDLMPERDVVSWNSMLSCYLQNGTDQKAIDIFLKMRSLRIPHDYATFAVVLKACSSIGDYCLGLQVHCLASRMGFDNDVVTASALVDMYSKCKKLDNALQVFYEMPERNLICWSAVIAACVQNDQFIEGLKLFKDTLKASIGVSQSTYASAFRACAGLAAFRLGTQLYGHALKFSFGYDTIVGTATLDMYSKCNRMSDAQKLFNSLPNPTPQSYNAIIVGYARHDQGLKALENFQSLQRSYLGFDEISLSGALTACAAIKSWLDGIQLHGLAVKCGLTFVICVANAILDMYGKYGGLIESCLIFDEMKKRDVVSWNAIISAHEQNEEVEKTLLLFISMLRSTMEPDDFTYGSVVKACAAQQALNYGMEIHGQIIKSGLGLDNFVGSSLVDMYCKCGMLEEAEKIHYRLEGQTMVSWNSMLSGFSSQKQSENGQKHFSHMLGMGVIPDNFTYATVLDICANLATVELGKQIHAQILKLQLHSDVYIASTLVDIYSKCGNMQDSKLMFKKAPKKDYVTWSAMICAYAYHGLGEEAIKLFEDMQLLNVKPNHTIFISVLRACAHMGYLDRGLHYFRKMQNHYGLDPQMEHYSCMVDLLGRFGQVNEALKLIQSMPFEADDVIWRTLLSNCKMQKNIEVAEVASSSLLKLDPQDSSAYVLLSNVYANAAMWGEVAKVRNIMKNYKLKKEPGCSWIEVRNEVHAFLVGDKAHPRSEEIYEQIRLLVDEMKWDGYFLEINFMLDEEAEEQDS, translated from the exons ATGAACCCCATCAAGAAATTAACATTTTCCCACATTTTTCAAAGATGTTCCTCTCTCAGAGCCCTCAATCCTGGAAAGCAAGCCCATGCCCAAATGATAGTAACTGCTTTTGTGCCCAGCATCTATGTTACCAATTATTTGCTTCAATTCTACTGTAAATGTTCCAATATGACCTATGCATTCAAGGTGTTTGATAGAATACCAAAAAGGGATATAATCTCATGGAACACCATATTCTTTGGCTATGCCGGAATTGGGAACATAAGGTTTGCACAGTACTACTTTGATTTAATGCCAGAGAGAGATGTAGTTTCTTGGAACTCTATGCTCTCGTGCTATTTACAAAATGGCACTGATCAAAAGGCGATTGACATTTTTTTAAAA ATGAGATCACTAAGAATTCCACATGACTATGCTACCTTTGCTGTTGTTCTAAAGGCATGTTCAAGTATTGGAGACTATTGCTTAGGTCTTCAAGTGCACTGCCTTGCAAGTCGCATGGGTTTCGATAATGACGTTGTGACGGCTAGTGCTCTAGTAGATATGTATTCAAAGTGTAAGAAGCTAGACAATGCTCTTCAGGTTTTCTATGAAATGCCTGAAAGAAATTTGATATGTTGGAGTGCTGTAATTGCTGCCTGTGTTCAGAATGATCAGTTTATTGAGGGTTTAAAACTGTTTAAAGATACACTAAAGGCTAGTATAGGGGTGAGTCAATCAACCTATGCTAGTGCATTTAGGGCTTGTGCAGGATTAGCCGCATTCAGACTGGGTACACAATTGTATGGTCAtgctttaaaattttcttttggaTATGATACTATAGTGGGAACTGCCACCTTGGACATGTATTCAAAATGCAATAGAATGTCCGATGCACAAAAGCTTTTCAACTCATTGCCCAATCCTACTCCGCAATCTTATAATGCCATTATTGTTGGATATGCTCGTCATGACCAGGGTCTTAAAGCTTTAGAAAATTTTCAATCTTTACAAAGGTCATATCTTGGCTTTGATGAAATTAGTTTGTCTGGTGCTTTGACTGCTTGTGCAGCAATCAAAAGCTGGTTGGACGGGATTCAACTACATGGATTAGCAGTCAAATGTGGTTTAACATTTGTTATCTGTGTTGCAAATGCTATTTTAGACATGTATGGTAAATATGGAGGTTTGATAGAATCTTGTTTAATATTTGATGAGATGAAAAAGAGGGATGTCGTTTCTTGGAATGCAATTATTTCAGCTCATGAACAAAATGAGGAAGTAGAGAAAACACTTTTACTCTTCATTTCAATGCTGCGGTCAACAATGGAACCAGATGATTTTACTTATGGTAGTGTTGTAAAAGCATGTGCTGCCCAACAAGCTTTAAACTATGGTATGGAGATTCATGGACAAATTATTAAGTCAGGGTTGGGGTTAGACAATTTTGTTGGCAGTTCCCTTGTTGATATGTATTGCAAGTGTGGAATGCTAGAGGAGGCTGAAAAGATTCATTATAGATTGGAGGGGCAAACAATGGTTTCGTGGAATTCAATGCTTTCAGGATTTTCATCGCAAAAGCAAAGTGAAAATGGCCAAAAGCATTTTTCACATATGCTGGGAATGGGTGTCATACCTGACAATTTCACCTATGCTACAGTTTTGGATATTTGTGCTAATTTGGCTACTGTTGAACTTGGAAAGCAAATTCATGCTCAAATCTTAAAGCTACAGTTGCATTCAGATGTGTATATAGCCAGCACTCTTGTAGATATATATTCAAAGTGTGGAAATATGCAGGATTCCAAACTAATGTTTAAGAAGGCACCTAAGAAGGATTATGTGACTTGGAGTGCTATGATTTGTGCATATGCATATCATGGTCTTGGAGAAGAAGCCATTAAATTATTTGAGGATATGCAGCTTTTGAATGTGAAACCAAATCATACCATTTTTATTTCAGTTCTCAGAGCTTGTGCGCACATGGGTTATCTGGACAGAGGGCTCCATTACTTCCGGAAAATGCAAAACCACTATGGTTTAGATCCACAGATGGAGCATTATTCATGTATGGTAGACCTTCTGGGGAGATTCGGACAAGTAAATGAAGCATTGAAGCTTATTCAAAGCATGCCTTTTGAAGCTGATGATGTAATTTGGAGAACTTTGCTTAGCAATTGCAAGATGCAAAAGAATATAGAAGTCGCAGAAGTAGCATCCAGTTCTTTATTGAAGCTGGACCCTCAAGATTCTTCTGCATATGTTCTTTTATCTAATGTATACGCTAATGCGGCAATGTGGGGCGAGGTCGCAAAAGTAAGAAATATAATGAAGAATTATAAGTTAAAGAAGGAGCCTGGTTGTAGCTGGATTGAAGTAAGAAATGAGGTACATGCATTTCTTGTGGGAGACAAGGCACATCCAAGATCTGAAGAGATATATGAGCAAATTCGTCTACTAGTGGATGAGATGAAGTGGGATGGATATTTTCTAGAAATTAATTTCATGCTTGATGAGGAGGCAGAAGAACAAGATTCTTGA
- the LOC107609397 gene encoding pentatricopeptide repeat-containing protein At3g49740, which produces MKPWFSQQIFIHTFSKDQPLNIFKLNRILAEFTRSNQYTESFKLFTKIHSSQSLRPDNYTLSTAITTSANSQNLTFGNQLHTHAIQTGLKSHSHVSNSLLSLYSKVHDLHSVMCVFEEIQFPDVYSWTTLLSACTRLDHVDYALQVFDQMPNRNNVATWNAIITGCTDDNGHEDFAISLFKDMHRIGIRPDGYTFASMLSLCKSVELLDYGRLVHSEVVKSGFLARTSVVNSLITMYFNCERVADAYEVFEEAGAALRDHITYNSMIDGLVKMERNEDAFSTFKDMLQAYLRPTELTFVSVMSSSLPLGFGCQAQALAIKMGFIDFTAVNNATMTMYSGFRNLNEVENIFESMNERDLVSWNIMISSYAQDDISKAAIMTYLKMRRATIEPDEFTYGSVLAAADTSHTVEMIHSLLLKNGLMKVEVLNALISAYSRHGNIKCAFLIFSDLPYKNLISWNSIISGLAINGYLLQGFEQFSALLDTNLKPNVYTLSLGLSICSSISAMSHGKQIHCYILRHGFSSEVSLGNALVTLYAKCGSLGMSLGVFNAMIERDTISWNALISAYGQHGLGEEAVCCFESMQTSPGIKPDHATFTAVLSACSHAGLVEEGTHMFYTMVKIYGFLPSVDHFSCVVDLLGRSGYLDEAERVIEGGYFGAHSDLCWSLFSACAAHGNLRLGRRIAKLLLERDHNNPSVSVLLSNIYAAAGQWEEAARLRDVMRAFGNTKQPGCSWIRA; this is translated from the coding sequence ATGAAGCCTTGGTTTTCCCAACAAATCTTCATTCACACATTTTCTAAGGACCAACCCCTTAACATTTTCAAGCTCAACCGCATTCTTGCAGAATTCACACGCTCAAACCAATACACAGAATCATTCAAACTCTTCACCAAAATTCACTCATCACAATCCCTCAGACCAGACAATTACACACTCTCCACAGCAATAACTACCTCAGCAAACTCTCAAAATCTCACCTTTGGCAACCAACTTCACACCCATGCCATCCAAACAGGCCTTAAGTCCCATTCCCATGTTTCAAATTCCTTGCTTTCTCTGTATTCCAAGGTCCATGATCTTCATTCTGTTATGTGTGTCTTTGAAGAAATCCAATTTCCAGATGTGTATTCATGGACTACACTGTTATCTGCATGTACTAGGCTTGACCATGTTGATTATGCTCTTCAAGTGTTTGATCAAATGCCCAATAGGAACAATGTGGCAACTTGGAATGCCATCATTACTGGGTGCACAGATGATAATGGGCACGAAGATTTTGCTATCAGCTTGTTCAAAGATATGCACAGGATTGGTATTAGGCCTGATGGTTACACCTTTGCGAGCATGTTGAGTTTATGCAAAAGTGTGGAGCTTTTGGATTATGGAAGACTCGTGCATTCGGAAGTTGTCAAGAGTGGTTTCTTGGCTAGGACTTCTGTCGTCAATTCTCTTATCACCATGTATTTTAACTGTGAACGCGTTGCGGATGCCTATGAGGTGTTTGAGGAAGCAGGAGCTGCTTTGCGTGATCACATTACTTATAATTCAATGATTGATGGTCTTGTAAAGATGGAGAGAAATGAAGATGCATTCTCAACGTTCAAGGACATGCTACAGGCTTATCTTCGTCCGACTGAGCTTACATTTGTGAGTGTCATGAGCTCTTCTCTGCCTTTAGGATTTGGATGTCAAGCACAAGCATTAGCTATCAAAATGGGTTTTATTGATTTTACAGCTGTGAATAATGCAACAATGACCATGTATTCCGGCTTCAGGAATTTAAATGAAGTTGAGAATATTTTTGAGAGTATGAATGAAAGGGATCTTGTTTCATGGAACATAATGATTTCAAGCTATGCTCAAGACGACATTAGCAAAGCAGCAATCATGACCTATTTGAAAATGAGGAGAGCTACAATTGAACCAGATGAATTTACTTACGGAAGTGTGCTAGCTGCTGCAGACACTTCGCACACTGTGGAGATGATCCATTCCCTCTTGTTGAAAAATGGGCTTATGAAAGTTGAAGTTTTGAATGCACTTATTTCAGCATATAgcagacatggaaacataaaatgtGCCTTTCTAATTTTCTCTGATCTTCCCTACAAAAATTTGATATCTTGGAACAGCATCATATCTGGATTAGCAATAAATGGATACCTTTTGCAAGGGTTCGAGCAGTTCTCGGCATTACTTGACACAAATCTCAAGCCAAATGTGTATACCCTCAGTCTTGGTTTGAGCATTTGTTCTAGCATTTCAGCCATGAGTCATGGGAAACAGATCCACTGTTACATACTACGCCATGGATTTTCTTCAGAAGTTTCTTTAGGCAATGCTTTGGTGACATTGTATGCCAAATGTGGATCCTTAGGCATGTCTTTGGGAGTTTTCAATGCAATGATTGAAAGAGATACGATCTCTTGGAACGCTCTCATATCTGCTTATGGGCAACATGGGCTAGGCGAAGAAGCTGTCTGCTGTTTTGAGTCAATGCAGACCTCACCCGGGATCAAACCGGATCATGCTACCTTCACTGCAGTTCTTTCAGCTTGCAGCCACGCAGGTTTGGTTGAAGAAGGTACCCATATGTTTTATACAATGGTGAAAATTTATGGGTTTTTGCCAAGTGTGGATCATTTTTCTTGCGTAGTTGATCTGTTGGGTCGCAGTGGATACCTTGATGAGGCAGAAAGAGTGATTGAAGGTGGTTACTTTGGAGCGCATTCTGATTTATGCTGGTCTTTGTTCAGTGCATGTGCCGCACATGGTAATCTAAGACTGGGAAGAAGAATTGCCAAACTTCTCCTGGAAAGAGATCATAACAATCCATCAGTCAGCGTGCTTTTGTCGAATATCTATGCTGCTGCAGGGCAGTGGGAAGAAGCAGCTCGTCTGAGGGATGTGATGAGAGCATTTGGGAACACAAAGCAACCTGGTTGCAGTTGGATCAGAGCCTAA